In Saprospiraceae bacterium, a genomic segment contains:
- a CDS encoding MFS transporter: MPKDQTSKWQSDWLTRGYRELNKAWTYVHQHVYIKRFLFAFFFYSAGVQTVVYLASSFAKQELRFETGELIVVILLLQLVAIGGAFLFAYISRKTHNFYAMKIMIIIWSLICLFAYFVYEQMEFYLLATMVGLVLGGIQAISRSSYSKMIPKDHPDITCFFSFYDVIYYLSIVFGTFLFGFINQLTQSMRLSVLALMVFFFIAFLIIRTIPNNQMRNE, encoded by the coding sequence TTGCCAAAAGATCAAACCTCAAAATGGCAATCAGACTGGCTTACCAGAGGTTATAGAGAACTCAATAAAGCCTGGACTTACGTTCATCAACATGTTTATATTAAACGCTTTTTGTTTGCTTTTTTCTTTTATAGTGCTGGTGTACAAACGGTCGTTTATCTTGCCAGTTCATTTGCTAAGCAGGAACTTCGATTTGAAACTGGCGAATTAATTGTGGTCATATTATTACTACAACTGGTTGCCATTGGTGGTGCCTTTTTATTTGCGTATATCTCGAGGAAAACACATAATTTTTATGCAATGAAAATAATGATCATCATTTGGTCACTCATTTGTTTATTTGCATATTTCGTTTACGAACAAATGGAATTCTATTTGCTTGCTACCATGGTTGGTCTGGTACTTGGTGGAATTCAAGCCATCTCCCGTTCGAGTTATTCTAAAATGATTCCTAAAGATCATCCTGATATTACATGTTTTTTCAGCTTTTACGATGTCATCTATTATTTATCAATTGTATTTGGAACGTTTCTGTTTGGGTTTATTAATCAGCTTACACAATCTATGCGACTCAGCGTATTAGCTTTGATGGTATTCTTTTTTATTGCTTTTTTGATTATTAGAACCATTCCAAACAACCAAATGAGAAATGAATAA
- a CDS encoding MFS transporter — protein MERNKKAELGWVMFDWANSAYSLVISTAIFPIFFLEFSDKTFQFGTISISNASVYAYSVSFAYIVVCFVTPILSGIADYGGYRKLFMRIFTTVGSLACMSLFLFDGPSSQNLALFSFMLATASHASSLVFYDSYLNQLVPVNRADKLSAMGYAFGYIGSVILMCLNIAMIQKPEFFGIQRCDNSYAHCISECGTLVDLFLSANICLVAKRSNLKMAIRLAYQRL, from the coding sequence ATGGAACGAAATAAAAAAGCAGAATTGGGATGGGTCATGTTTGATTGGGCCAATTCGGCATATTCTCTGGTAATCTCAACGGCCATTTTTCCCATTTTCTTTCTCGAATTTTCTGATAAAACATTTCAATTTGGGACCATATCCATTTCAAATGCTTCTGTATATGCCTATTCAGTATCATTCGCTTATATCGTCGTTTGTTTTGTAACACCCATACTTTCTGGGATTGCAGATTATGGCGGATATCGCAAATTATTCATGCGCATATTCACTACAGTCGGTAGCCTTGCTTGTATGAGTCTTTTCTTATTTGACGGACCTTCATCTCAAAACCTTGCACTGTTTTCTTTTATGCTGGCTACCGCCAGCCATGCGAGTTCTCTTGTATTTTACGATTCCTATTTAAACCAATTGGTACCTGTAAACAGAGCAGATAAATTGAGCGCGATGGGTTATGCCTTTGGTTATATCGGTAGTGTCATTCTTATGTGTCTTAATATTGCCATGATCCAAAAACCTGAATTTTTTGGCATCCAGCGATGCGACAACAGCTACGCGCATTGCATTTCTGAGTGTGGGACTCTGGTGGATCTGTTTCTCTCAGCTAACATTTGTTTGGTTGCCAAAAGATCAAACCTCAAAATGGCAATCAGACTGGCTTACCAGAGGTTATAG